One Diabrotica virgifera virgifera chromosome 3, PGI_DIABVI_V3a genomic window carries:
- the LOC114325755 gene encoding uncharacterized protein LOC114325755 codes for MKSLALVTIVFFAVYQAVSSDGPLCENPDTCANQKCTENLVCSDSQILVHNGGICGCCDDCYLKLYEGQACTKSSPLAFGRKNPKEKCADGLVCKQGKCAKLNS; via the exons ATGAAAAGTTTAGCACTTGTCACAATTGTTTTTTTCGCCGTTTATCAGGCTGTATCATCTGATGGTCCTCTGTGTGAGAACCCAGACACTTGCGCCAATCAAAAATGTACAGAAAATCTCGTTTGCAGTGATTCCCAAATTCTGGTTCACAATGGAGGTATTTGCGGATGTTGCGATGACTGCTATCTAAAATTAT atgAAGGCCAAGCTTGCACAAAGTCTAGCCCACTTGCTTTTGGTAGAAAAAACCCCAAAGAAAAATGTGCAGATGGATTAGTATGTAAGCAAGGAAAATGCGCCAAACTCAATTCATGA